The stretch of DNA CTAATATCATATGTTCGATCTTTTGTGCATAATACCACAGAATCTTCTTCAGTACCCTGGAACGTTAAACTAGAATGTTGCATAAATTATTAGTAAAATACATACAAATTTAAATGATGGTATACCTGTCCCCAGTGTTTActgtttctattaaattttcatCAAGTTCTAAGAGTTTGATGTGTTCTTGCATATTATGTTCTTTTGCAGAATATAAAATTTGTGTTACATTTAACAGATCAGACTCATTAATAACAGCTAATTTTAAACTTTCTTGTACTTCTTCCATTGTTCTTGAATAGCTATAGgaataaaaatcaaaatatatcaagcaaaaaattaatttaatattttattacatttatacatatataaaatattatgaaaatataataataaataaaattttaagttACCTAGCTTTTACAGTTTCCATcgtatgaaatttaaaaagGTTAGAATGAAGTTACGAATTATCGAAAGAGATAAATTgttctttttaaattatagtattcacattaataaattatataaaaataaaggtttcatattaaaacaatatattttataggTTTTTACGCGCCAATTTTTGTTCGTCCAATCGTAGAATAAATAAAACTGAAGATTGAAGATGGAGAAGTAGTTTAGAATCTCTGGTTTCGATTTATCGAGAACTATATATCACCAGCGGCCATATTAATTGCCGTTACGTTTATTAAGAAACTTTGTTGTGATCAAAAAGTCTGAATTTGtacaattttctttttcatcgagGTATGTACGATTAATTGTTCTGAAGTGAAATGCGATGATAAATCTTTTCATCCCGAAGATATAATTGTGAATGTAATGTATGGTCTGAATACTATAACAATgacttattttttattttatatttgattccTTTTGGATGCCAATTTTTTAATGTACTCTTGATAATATATTCTTTATGTTACTGGCTTATCATATTGAGcttgaaatgaaatattatgCTACAATAATCAATTCAATGTTATTCTTTGTATAAACTGATGCAACAAAAACCTTAATCAACCTAaataaatatgttttatagattATAACAAATTACATTCCATTGTAAACGAAGATAGATATcaatttaaaagaaaatgttCTGAAGTATATATTCTATTTTTTATATgaaagtaaataattaattatttgatattaacTAATAATTTGCTGTTCTTAGGAAGTTAAACATCTTATAACATACAAACATGTCAAATGATGTGAACACCCAAGTTGATAAGGTAtgttttattcaaaatattatgCATGCCAAATTTTTTCATGACAGTTGGGATATGTGAAGTGTATTTGAAAGAAACGTATGTGCTGTTACAATTGGGCTGCTATCATAACTGCTAGATTAATTCTTCTAATTGGAAAACAGGAAATTTGTGGTAAACAATTTGTTGATTAATGCTAATTTTTCTTTGGATCAAGCCCAATGAGGAAGAAAATATCGATAAagcagaggaagaagaaggCACTTCATCTATTGATCTGCATGCGGTACCTATTTCTGCAAATTAAAATTTTGCTGCTTAATGATCTTTTTGTGTTTTTTATATTCCTTGCCTTTTGTTACTAACAGTAGGGTAGTTGTATGGTAGTTAAAATACTAACTACGtcatataaatatgaatatacaGCATAATGTGCAAGTAATGGGATAAACTTTTAGCAAGAAAGTGGACTTGTATATGGAGGTTGTGAAGGACCAAATGCAATGTATGTAAAACTTGTCAGCAGCGATGGACATGAATTTATTGTTAAACGTGAACATGCTTTAACTAGTGGAACAATAAAAGCTATGCTAAGTGGCCCTGGACAATTtgcagaaaatgaagctaaTGAAGTAAACTTTCGAGAAATTCCGTAAGTATCTTTTAATTCCGCTTTTAATAAAACTTAATTATattcttaattaaatttttgtttacAGATCTCATGTATTGCAAAAAGTTTGCATGTATTTTACTTACAAAGTACGCTATACAAATAGTAGCACAGAAATACCAGAATTCCCTATTGCACCTGAAATTGCATTAGAATTATTGATGGCTGGAAATTTCCTAGATTGTTAAATGTCACAAATAATGTCAATAACAAGCAATTCAGCTCTGAGGCATAACAAAATTGTTGTTTATAATTtcgttttttaaaaaaaattcgatATTGTGACACATTTTTAAAAAAGAATCATACTTTATATTTCGCAGCATGGTTattgttttaataataaataattttaattgattaaatgatttaatttacataaacataaacaacataaattttaaaaattaacacattcaatattaaatatttatagtaaAATAGGAATTTCGATTAGTAAATGATATAAATATGCTGCATGTATTATTTGATTACGCTTTCCATATATTTCAGTAATACAATCAATTATTATCTAAAGAAAATTTGTATTGGAAAATGATGTGctgttataatattaaatatacatcCATGCCTGTCTGATATacaattataagaacagatttaTATTATGTACAATTCGAACAAATTTCAATCAGTAAATTGTATGCTAATGGAGATTCTTATTTTTGGAAGCATTATGTATTGATATATTGTAGTTATATTTTTTGTTACATataagaatatttatttttggcTTCTATTTATGTTACAAATTActtcatatttattattttttagcaACTTCTATAATTGGGTCTCATATTTTCCATATAGAGAATAACACATATTTATAGGTAGaatacaatataattagaaatGTATTATGTGATATAATGTAAGAAAAAGAACACACAACACATTTTTACAAACCTTCATAAAGAAATGTATCTGTGTGAGACTGTATTCTAGTATAgttaattacaaaaataaaaattaatggttgttctttcttatttcttatttttatcataagagaaaatataatcttaattctattaatatatttcttatttggacaataaataatataatattcgaaTTAACATGTTTTTAGCTTAATCTATTACAATTCTACTTGCTTTTTGTATCTTTTTCAATGTCCTTAAATTTTGCTTCTAATCGTTTCGAATATGCTGCCAATTTATATGCAGCTTGTTCTAGTTTAGTTACACTATCATCAATTTCATTGATGTTATCTAAAATTggttgtaattttttatatttctcgtTTAAAGAATCCAAAGATTGAGCTACACTAGAAGATATTGTTTTTAGTTCGGTATATTTCGCAATAGTTTCTTTATTTAATCGTTCTAGTAAACGATAGTCGGCATGAGTGGAAGTAAGTTCCTCTTGTAAATATTCACCAGTTTTTTGAAACATCGTATTAGCTAAACGACTAAGATTTGGATCATGCGGATCCAATGCTTCGAAGCTACTTGTGCTTGTCGAAAGCGTAGTTCCTCGTTTTGGTGATCCACACCTTGAGTTGTGATCTGCTGAATTTTCCATAAAAGATTGTTCAATTTGAACGTCTTCTTTTAACGAATCTTTGACGGATGTCATTGtcacaataaataattatttttctaacaAAGAATGGTATGTATATAACCTCCCTTACGTCAAAAAGACGTGTAATTCCCCTGACGTAAGTCAGTTATGGAGAATTAGCTATTGTATTGCGCTACCTATCATCTTCTAATCAAAACATTAATGTCGGTAATATAGTAATTACACTTGTCGATTACCAATAAATCgtttattttgataaataatgTATGTATTTCAGGAATATTTTAACATTTCaatacatattattttattaatgggCAGTCATTTTACAATTATgggaatatatgtatattctatgGCACAATAATTTATgattatgtttatataaataatttttataccaCATTTACTTTTAACTTTGGTTTAGACTTTGGTAATCAGGCACCACCATGGCTTATGTTTAAATTGTTTAATTGGATATGTAAATGAAATGTTCtacttaaaatatttaatattttttcataacagatatttcaacaattattattagcatttataACCATTTGGATTATTTTGTTGCCACTTCCACGTATCTAAacctataataataataatagtagtactaataattataataataataataataatacattaaagtaattaattataaaatatttattaattactgcaTAAGCAGTTGTTTTTAATGTATTAGTGAAACAATAACTTACACATATCATCTATGTTTTTAGTAGCCTGCCAATTTAGTTCTTTGTTCGCTAAACTAGCATCTGCATAACTAGCAGATATATCTCCAGTTCTGCGTTCAACTATCTTATATGGTATTTTTTGTCCCGATGCTTTTTCAAATGCTCGTATGACTTCTAATACAGAATACCCTTTTCCAGTACCTAAATTAAACACTTTAAATCCAGTAGAGTTACGAGTTTTTTGGTAAATCATTGCTTTTACATGACCTACAGCTAAATCTGTAATGTGAATATAATCTCGTACACCtacaaattaattattaattaccaTACATGGTTTTAACATGTATAAAATAGTTACCTATGCCATACTAACATAAatattcacataaatattatataaatattttgtactttTCTACCTACCTGTTCCATCATGAGTATCATAGTCATTGCcataaacatataaaaattcCCTTTTGCCTACAGATACTTGAGCAATGTATGGCATTAAATTATTTGGCACTCCATTAGGATCTTCTCCAATTTGTCCAGAAGAATGAGCTCCAACTggattaaaatatcttaaagATATAACAGACCATTCCTAAAAACttttaacaataaatatataattgtattttaattgaaaaaacCAAAGATGTAGACAAATTTGGCACCTTATCTGAAGTACACAAATCTTTTAAAACTTCTTCAACCATATATTTTGTTTTTCCATAAGGATTGGTACAATCACCAGTTTTCATATTCTCAACTAATGGTAACTTTTCAGGGACACCATAAACTGTAGCACTACTTGAATAAATAAAACGCTTTACATTGAAGTCTTTCATAACTTTTAATAAGTTTAGTGTCCCACAAACATTTGTCTTATAATATTCTAATGGCTTTTCGCAAGATTCACCTACTGCTTTTAATGCAGCAAAATGTATGACAGAATGAAACTCatactaaaataaaattattttaattattcactttcatgatccatttatatttgataatattGATAATCATACCTTCTTAAATACATCCTTTAACTCATTCCAGTTGGTTACATCACATTGAATAAATGTAACtgttttatttgttaatttttcGACTCTTAGTAGACATTCTGGTTTTATATTGTCATTACCTATATACAAAAATCgcaaatatgtattatataccattatattAAATCATCTTTATTAAAATCCAGTTAAAAGAAAACAGAAATGTATATtactaatattaattatatagttataaatatacaaaaaatattacaCATCCTATATTTGTTATCATAATTAAAtcttatattatgttatatgtacattatcATTAACtccctcaaatattattaataaactatATTACTCAATTAATAATTTGACAAATCATTATTTCCATATTAACTAATACtataaaacattatttattGTTTCATAGCAATAGTTCATAAGAAATAATCATTATTTTTTAACTTGATTCATTATTTCTCACCTTTATAAGCATTACTAAAGTTGTCTATAACCACCACCTCAAAATTTGCTTGCAATAGTTCCAATACAGTATGAGAACCAATATACCCAGCACCCCCTGTTACCAATACATTCCAGGATTTGTTTGCCATAGTGTCACTCTGCTTTTCTGTTATTTTTAATGCATTATTCTACAATTATAGTGCTACTCATATATTAGAATAAATCTATCATTCACACATATAGAACCAAATATATGTTAATGGGATTAGATATAAAGCAACAATATTGTTCACTAACTAGTCATTTTTAAGCAGTTTATCATTAATTCATCTTCAATTTATTCATAATCAGGATGTGACATTAGGTACCAAAATCTATATCTATTCCATATCATATATTTAAATCTGTTTCCAACTTACACaatttatctaaaatatttatCCAAAAATActgtatatacaaatatatacaattCATATAAGCAAAAAGAAACTTTAGCGTGATATTTTATATACGCAAAAATTACatatttctatataatttatatcataaaaaaaaaatagcatCATACCTTACTTCGTGACACGTAAGCAATTAACCTCACTTCCCAATCTCAGAGTGTCTAAGTTTAAAGTAATATAAGCACGGTAAGAAATTGTTTTGTTTGCTAAAGCTGGCtaaagttatataatagtaGATCATTGTGAACCTTTGTTAGTGTTTATAAGGTATTAAATATTAgttaatatttaacattctTAACATCGACCAGGAACCAGCAGATTTAATTCTGAGATTCGTCAATTTCTTTGGTAAattgttatttaatatatacTACAATTTTAATATTCAGTTCTGTCATACGTATAAAGTGTTGACATTTTATGGTATCTACAATGCCTTTATACTGATTCAGAGTTATAACGTGTATTATAAGTATTTTGTTTAGGAACAGCAAAAGTCAACAAAAATCTTATAATGAATTCAACGaaaagaataaataatacataactATAATCTACTTTAGGAAAATTTCActgtaaaatatgtaaaatctaTTACTGAGTTGCGGGTATTGCATAATTCTTAGTTCAATAATTCAAAGATTATTATTTAGAAGAAGATTATTGCGCGAAAAATAATTCCCTCAATCAGACTCTATAATCATTCCATATACTGCCCCTTACCACCCAATCATCTTCTTTCCCAAAAATATGTTAATCGtcatattctttattttataaacaaaaTGCACATAATTGTAAATGTATAgacaattaaattttaaataaagaaattaattaatagtttCATCAGATTTTTCCATATTTGTTCAAAACCTAAGGTGAAAAGTGTGATTCCTGAGGTGGATTACTTTCAATTGATTTCCTGAAACTAATCGAAAATAATcgaaaaatgaatttttttcgAATCAATTAATGTATGCAGACACATCAAGAACTACTCGTTAGCACACATGGACGTACATAAGAAAACATACTACTGACCATCCGTAGACGCTCACGGACATGCACACGCACAATGTACATGCCTTAGTTTACGAAAAAGCATCCCCTATAACAGCGAGGACTTTACGAATTTGTGAGCACACGAAGTCGAATTTATTGTTAATAtattgttaaaatatatattcgaTAATATGTATCTTGCTGACAGTGTAATTTATGTTttataacgaatacaaaaagACTGTATCTAGCATCAGAATGGCTTCTTGTTTATTATGTctttaattataatttgtttaatatatgtatatgtatatatatacaagcAATTGTATACGTTAAATTATCATAGAATTTGAGTAAGTAATCGAAAATTATCTTTTACTTACATTCCTCTTATAATGGAAGAATCTCATTCTAAAATGAAGGGATGAATCAAGGCTTTGAGAAATCTCTGCACCAAACAGATAGATCCTCATACACTTTAAGATGTTATTCCTTTCTAAGTACTTCCCACGAGTAAAACGTGCTGTTAACTCCCCCCTTCAAGGAAGAAGTTGGCCCAATCAGCGGTTGCTTCCACGTTCCCGCGTCTAAACCTTAAAGCCTTGGCGTCGTCCGCAATCATTTCTTAAATCGCAGGTCTGCGATCGTAGCTATATTGTTGGTACGCGATTTTCACGCGATTTTCGCTCAAGATTATTAACATTGATCTCTGGTATCGGTAAACAAGATAAAGTGCCGCTATTTAATGAGATTGTGTGGTTTAACGCAAATACACTTCCGCAAACTggcatttatgaaaaataattgaatgGGGATATGAGTAGCGTAACTTTGGGCGGATATTAGAATCCATCGAGTATAtgtgaaagaaggaaagaaagagagagggataGTTACAACAACACGTGTAGTAAGCTAAATCAATTAACAATCCAGTGAGATGTGTAAGAAAGTTTATGCTCTGTCGTTGTACGGTGCGGTGTGGCCACGAACGACAAAGTTTCACTGGAATGCCCCACTTGATGTTACGGCACTGCGCCTTGTGAAATGCGGCGGCCCCGCAGCGAGAAAAACGGGGGCCCGGCTGAGCGCATTAGCTCTCGGGAGTGCAATATCGCTAGTATGCTCAAGATTTCGTAACGAAAATAAGTGTCCATGCGGCCAATATTTATCCTATTCTTTCGCAAAACTATGCTTTCGTGCTTTAATCCGATTATTAACAGCTGGAACGTGAGTATACCACGCGATCGTTCGGAGTTACGGCATAAACCGAGGACGTCGACTCTTTAATACCGAGACGAAGCCAAGCTTGATCGCGAACACGAATACGGGATTCGTTCGATGTGTTCAGATAATTTGACTGCAAAGATCTTGTCAGGATTGTTCGAATTCTCGCAattacaatttcattaaaagtGGTAGAGTATGTTGCACTAAACGATATACAAGACACCGCGGAGGACAAGGCGTGTAAGATATTGGATAAAAAGGAAGTTTAGAGAAATTTATAAGGTGACAGTGATACGAAGAGAAATCTTagcaagagaaagaaaaggaaaaggggAGAAGTTTGATAGACGGTAAGGTAAGACTCGCGGAGGTAAGACACATATCGCGTGGGCCACCTCTTAAGTAGTATATCCGATCTGAAGAGAGAGCAGGAGagcaagagaaagagagaccgTACGGCGACCCAGATTTTAGCGGGTCGAACGAGGCAGGTCGACACGAAGAAGTCACGGTGGACTTTCTGAAATGGGACACAGCGCAGCCTGGAGCTAAATTAGCCGCGATGTCCAATAAGAGTAAGTCCCAgccgcagcagcagcagcatcCTTCGCACGTGATCAAGTCGACAGTGGAGCAAGTGCCACCGCGATATCAGCCACCACCTCAGCCAACCAGCGGTATCCTCAAGAATCATCCTCATTTTGGTACAGGCCCTTCTGTGCCAACTTCGGTGTCTACCACTGGTCAAGGTCCCGTCGCGACCTTGAATCATCATCAACCCGTCCAATCACGACCTGTGCCGCAACAGAAGGATGTGCAGAGCAAATATTCACCGAGGATAGAGCATCGACATCATCCTCAAGGCGGAAACACTTTGACTGCATCCGTCCCTAAAACACAGCCTCATACCTACCTTCAGGCCAAGGTCGGCCAAGGTCAGTACCTGCCACCTAACGGTCAATATCCCACGGTAAACACTGCACAGACACCGCCGCTTAGACAAAGGATCACCGACGACGAGTTTCTAAGGCTCGGTCCTGTGGAGATGCTGAAATTTGTTCGAAAGACGGAGAGCGATATCGCAAGGCTCGCCGCCGAGCAGAATCGACAGATACAAAGCTTGGTGAGTTTCACTAGTTTCTCACCTGTTTTTCAATCAAATAGATTTAATCTTACGTAGTATAATAAGCGAAAGTTTGTACGTCATTCAGAGGAAGAATAAACGAGAGGAAGAGTAAAAGTAATAATTGTAACCTTCTTTTCTACTAACGCCACGGTatctttgttttattatttcgttTTGCGAAGAAGATACGATCACCGATTTTAAGCACATCACACGGAAGTTCTTGAGGTTCTTTTAGGTCACACACGGGTCGGGTCCACCATCGTAATTTGAACCAGTCACGCACATATGAGTCCAGTCGCAAACAATCTCCACTATGATCGAATTCTTCTTCATTAAAAAATGATCACTCAAGAATAAATGCATATTTTAGAAACTTCGAATTGttcatgaaatttatttttaccctATACCTAATTCGGTAGGATTCCAATCTATGACAAAAATGCGTGCGAATATCGGTGACTCACGCATTCCTATTTCAGCTTAGCGAGCTTCGGGCACTGAAAGAAGCAAACCAAAGATTAAGCGATGATAATCAAGAGCTGCGAGATCTTTGTTGCTTTCTGGACGATGATCGACAGAAGGGTCGAAAGTTAGCGAGGGAATGGCAAAGATTTGGAAGATATACGGCGAGTGTTATGCGTCAGGAAGTATCCGCTTATCAGAATAAATTGCGCCAACTGGACAACAAACAGCAAGAGTTAATCAAAGATAATTTAGAGCTAAAGGAACTTTGCCTTTATTTGGACGAAGAGAGAGGAGGTGGTCAAAGAGATGATGGAGATGGTTCAAGTTCAAGTACGAATGCCGAAGAAACCGCGCCCCCGAGACCAAGGCATGCATCTACATTTAATGGTACAGTTATCACGTTTGTTACGTTGATTCTTAACAGAAGATGTACTTTTATGCGAATAATTTTGATCagtttttcaaatttgtattGCAGACCAAACTATGCAATACGTAAGGAGTTTAGAACAACGAGTAAAGCAGCTCGAAGAAGATAAGAGTCTTTTACAGGCAAGAGCGCAGGGTTGGGAAGTACCACCTGGTGAAACCTGGGAAAGTCAAAACAGTCCAGGCGAAAATCCTCACATAGGAGGTCGACCAGAAGCAGTGGTACGAGCTCTTCAAGTTCTCGAAGTTAGAGAACAACTAGAAAGAGAAGGCGGTCACGACGGAGAAAAGGCCTTGGTTAGAGAAATGTGCAATGTAAGTTAATATTTGGATATAAGGTTCCATTTCGGcagaaactaaaaattaactgTATTATTAATGTGTGTTCTACGTAGGTTGTTTGGCGGAAATTGGAAGAAGGTCCACAAACGAGGCATTGATAATCGTATTGTAAGCGCGATTAATTAAACTATAGTGTAGCCGTTGCGAAATCTGTTAATTCAGATATCGTATTTAATAGTATTATAGTGTTTAATGCGAATGTTATGAATTTTACGCATGTACCTACAACTATTTTGATGTAAGAATCAATGTGCCTAGTTTACAGTATTTATATGAACATTGTAGAGTCGTT from Bombus affinis isolate iyBomAffi1 chromosome 3, iyBomAffi1.2, whole genome shotgun sequence encodes:
- the LOC126914304 gene encoding elongin-C isoform X1; amino-acid sequence: MSNDVNTQVDKPNEEENIDKAEEEEGTSSIDLHAQESGLVYGGCEGPNAMYVKLVSSDGHEFIVKREHALTSGTIKAMLSGPGQFAENEANEVNFREIPSHVLQKVCMYFTYKVRYTNSSTEIPEFPIAPEIALELLMAGNFLDC
- the LOC126914304 gene encoding elongin-C isoform X2 encodes the protein MSNDVNTQVDKQESGLVYGGCEGPNAMYVKLVSSDGHEFIVKREHALTSGTIKAMLSGPGQFAENEANEVNFREIPSHVLQKVCMYFTYKVRYTNSSTEIPEFPIAPEIALELLMAGNFLDC
- the LOC126914303 gene encoding biogenesis of lysosome-related organelles complex 1 subunit 2 → MTSVKDSLKEDVQIEQSFMENSADHNSRCGSPKRGTTLSTSTSSFEALDPHDPNLSRLANTMFQKTGEYLQEELTSTHADYRLLERLNKETIAKYTELKTISSSVAQSLDSLNEKYKKLQPILDNINEIDDSVTKLEQAAYKLAAYSKRLEAKFKDIEKDTKSK
- the LOC126914292 gene encoding UDP-glucose 4-epimerase isoform X1 yields the protein MRIYLFGAEISQSLDSSLHFRMRFFHYKRNNNALKITEKQSDTMANKSWNVLVTGGAGYIGSHTVLELLQANFEVVVIDNFSNAYKGNDNIKPECLLRVEKLTNKTVTFIQCDVTNWNELKDVFKKYEFHSVIHFAALKAVGESCEKPLEYYKTNVCGTLNLLKVMKDFNVKRFIYSSSATVYGVPEKLPLVENMKTGDCTNPYGKTKYMVEEVLKDLCTSDKEWSVISLRYFNPVGAHSSGQIGEDPNGVPNNLMPYIAQVSVGKREFLYVYGNDYDTHDGTGVRDYIHITDLAVGHVKAMIYQKTRNSTGFKVFNLGTGKGYSVLEVIRAFEKASGQKIPYKIVERRTGDISASYADASLANKELNWQATKNIDDMCLDTWKWQQNNPNGYKC
- the LOC126914292 gene encoding UDP-glucose 4-epimerase isoform X2 codes for the protein MNCIYLYIQYFWINILDKLWGAGYIGSHTVLELLQANFEVVVIDNFSNAYKGNDNIKPECLLRVEKLTNKTVTFIQCDVTNWNELKDVFKKYEFHSVIHFAALKAVGESCEKPLEYYKTNVCGTLNLLKVMKDFNVKRFIYSSSATVYGVPEKLPLVENMKTGDCTNPYGKTKYMVEEVLKDLCTSDKEWSVISLRYFNPVGAHSSGQIGEDPNGVPNNLMPYIAQVSVGKREFLYVYGNDYDTHDGTGVRDYIHITDLAVGHVKAMIYQKTRNSTGFKVFNLGTGKGYSVLEVIRAFEKASGQKIPYKIVERRTGDISASYADASLANKELNWQATKNIDDMCLDTWKWQQNNPNGYKC
- the LOC126914289 gene encoding coiled-coil domain-containing protein 85C isoform X1, whose product is MSNKSKSQPQQQQHPSHVIKSTVEQVPPRYQPPPQPTSGILKNHPHFGTGPSVPTSVSTTGQGPVATLNHHQPVQSRPVPQQKDVQSKYSPRIEHRHHPQGGNTLTASVPKTQPHTYLQAKVGQGQYLPPNGQYPTVNTAQTPPLRQRITDDEFLRLGPVEMLKFVRKTESDIARLAAEQNRQIQSLLSELRALKEANQRLSDDNQELRDLCCFLDDDRQKGRKLAREWQRFGRYTASVMRQEVSAYQNKLRQLDNKQQELIKDNLELKELCLYLDEERGGGQRDDGDGSSSSTNAEETAPPRPRHASTFNDQTMQYVRSLEQRVKQLEEDKSLLQARAQGWEVPPGETWESQNSPGENPHIGGRPEAVVRALQVLEVREQLEREGGHDGEKALVREMCNVVWRKLEEGPQTRH
- the LOC126914289 gene encoding coiled-coil domain-containing protein 85C isoform X2; amino-acid sequence: MSNKSPSVPTSVSTTGQGPVATLNHHQPVQSRPVPQQKDVQSKYSPRIEHRHHPQGGNTLTASVPKTQPHTYLQAKVGQGQYLPPNGQYPTVNTAQTPPLRQRITDDEFLRLGPVEMLKFVRKTESDIARLAAEQNRQIQSLLSELRALKEANQRLSDDNQELRDLCCFLDDDRQKGRKLAREWQRFGRYTASVMRQEVSAYQNKLRQLDNKQQELIKDNLELKELCLYLDEERGGGQRDDGDGSSSSTNAEETAPPRPRHASTFNDQTMQYVRSLEQRVKQLEEDKSLLQARAQGWEVPPGETWESQNSPGENPHIGGRPEAVVRALQVLEVREQLEREGGHDGEKALVREMCNVVWRKLEEGPQTRH